One segment of Paramormyrops kingsleyae isolate MSU_618 chromosome 8, PKINGS_0.4, whole genome shotgun sequence DNA contains the following:
- the terf2ip gene encoding telomeric repeat-binding factor 2-interacting protein 1 isoform X1 — protein sequence MMSSDNGNAQLSPVLFLDLQGEPMRFFLCPGASKAQLQPIIKAGGGVVCKVQEPGAILLLDPEQVAKVPAMLANCYISTQYIRDSVEKNQQLDVDDYKFNNGGEQARPEQRKRERGRMGYTPEDDAVILSYISKRLQEARGNVVWREMERLGVTDHSWQSMKDRYRKHLCLQLSSPKNWSPPDRKPSRDRTHPRASPEKTSLPLVIEKTKMRTPPAQEAPACSSKKRHAESSPEKDIGVVPESSPGQSVKHGMHPQASSEAAHTRSPVRKKHRESSPESGCLDTLAEEDGVLQKDTDALAESRVVVQQSSEMNRNTVNPGENGEEMEKRRTVTPVKMKLGILEMAILEFEEEDGTDDETPDLSLSKRPQADPEASACEHDLVVNTSREILDDHASRKAQIELLAGNSGPQDHRSNGTVKKIIPAASNVHTFLFESQEELTNDVAFSQAQLEEAKHLLRTLMRESKQDLCSVTKALLKNSGEVQVSLKYLLAGDKERPEGPFWTRHDDNLLLSAHPSQHNLHLKYGEDGMAKRIAFLDTE from the exons ATGATGTCATCAGATAATGGGAATGCCCAGCTATCTCCAGTCTTGTTCCTGGACTTGCAAGGTGAACCGATGCGCTTCTTCCTGTGTCCAGGTGCCAGCAAAGCCCAGCTCCAGCCTATCATCAAAGCGGGTGGGGGTGTGGTATGCAAAGTGCAGGAGCCCGGTGCCATTCTGCTGCTAGACCCAGAGCAGGTGGCCAAAGTCCCGGCCATGTTAGCAAACTGCTACATCTCCACGCAGTATATAAGGGACAGTGTGGAGAAGAACCAGCAGCTGGACGTGGACGACTACAAGTTCAACAACGGCGGGGAACAAGCCCGACCAGAGCAACGCAAGCGGGAGAGGGGGCGTATGGGCTACACGCCGGAGGATGACGCTGTGATCCTGTCTTATATAAGCAAGCGCTTGCAAGAGGCCCGGGGCAATGTAGTGTGGAGGGAGATGGAACGGCTGGGTGTTACTGATCACAGCTGGCAATCTATGAAGGATCGCTACCGAAAACACCTGTGTCTGCAGCTGAGTTCACCAAAGAACTGGTCCCCACCCGATAGAAAACCCTCACGGGACAGGACGCATCCCAGGGCCTCACCTGAGAAGACATCCCTCCCACTTGTGATCGAGAAGACCAAAATGCGCACCCCACCCGCACAAGAGGCCCCAGCATGTTCATCGAAGAAAAGGCACGCAGAATCGTCACCCGAAAAAGATATTGGAGTCGTGCCGGAAAGTTCCCCTGGTCAGTCTGTGAAACATGGCATGCACCCACAGGCCTCATCTGAGGCTGCCCACACACGGTCTCCAGTTAggaaaaaacacagagaaaGTTCTCCTGAGAGTGGCTGTCTAGACACCTTGGCGGAGGAGGATGGTGTATTACAAAAGGACACAGATGCACTTGCAGAGAGCCGGGTGGTGGTACAACAGAGCTCTGAAATGAACAGAAACACGGTCAATCCAG GGGAGAATGGAGAGGAGATGGAAAAAAGGAGGACTGTTACTCCTGTGAAAATGAAACTGGGCATCCTGGAGATGGCAATATTGGAATTTGAAGAAGAAGATGGA ACTGATGATGAGACACCAGACCTGTCACTAAGCAAGAGACCTCAGGCCGACCCAGAAGCGTCTGCTTGTGAGCATGACCTGGTCGTGAACACATCCCGGGAGATTCTGGATGACCACGCCAGCAGAAAGGCCCAGATAGAACTACTGGCAGGGAATTCAGGGCCTCAGGATCACAGAAGCAATGGCACAGTAAAGAAGATCATTCCTGCAGCTTCAAATGTCCACACGTTCCTTTTTGAATCTCAGGAAGAGTTGACCAATGATGTCGCTTTCTCCCAGGCCCAGCTGGAGGAAGCAAAACACCTGTTACGTACCTTGATGAGAGAGTCAAAGCAGGACCTATGTAGTGTCACCAAAGCCCTGCTGAAAAATAGCGGTGAAGTGCAAGTTTCCCTGAAATATCTGCTAGCAGGTGATAAAGAGAGGCCCGAAGGACCTTTTTGGACTCGGCATGATGACAATCTCCTCCTTTCAGCCCACCCGTCTCAGCACAATCTTCACTTGAAATATGGGGAAGACGGAATGGCCAAGAGGATTGCTTTCCTTGACACTGAATGA
- the terf2ip gene encoding telomeric repeat-binding factor 2-interacting protein 1 isoform X2 produces the protein MLANCYISTQYIRDSVEKNQQLDVDDYKFNNGGEQARPEQRKRERGRMGYTPEDDAVILSYISKRLQEARGNVVWREMERLGVTDHSWQSMKDRYRKHLCLQLSSPKNWSPPDRKPSRDRTHPRASPEKTSLPLVIEKTKMRTPPAQEAPACSSKKRHAESSPEKDIGVVPESSPGQSVKHGMHPQASSEAAHTRSPVRKKHRESSPESGCLDTLAEEDGVLQKDTDALAESRVVVQQSSEMNRNTVNPGENGEEMEKRRTVTPVKMKLGILEMAILEFEEEDGTDDETPDLSLSKRPQADPEASACEHDLVVNTSREILDDHASRKAQIELLAGNSGPQDHRSNGTVKKIIPAASNVHTFLFESQEELTNDVAFSQAQLEEAKHLLRTLMRESKQDLCSVTKALLKNSGEVQVSLKYLLAGDKERPEGPFWTRHDDNLLLSAHPSQHNLHLKYGEDGMAKRIAFLDTE, from the exons ATGTTAGCAAACTGCTACATCTCCACGCAGTATATAAGGGACAGTGTGGAGAAGAACCAGCAGCTGGACGTGGACGACTACAAGTTCAACAACGGCGGGGAACAAGCCCGACCAGAGCAACGCAAGCGGGAGAGGGGGCGTATGGGCTACACGCCGGAGGATGACGCTGTGATCCTGTCTTATATAAGCAAGCGCTTGCAAGAGGCCCGGGGCAATGTAGTGTGGAGGGAGATGGAACGGCTGGGTGTTACTGATCACAGCTGGCAATCTATGAAGGATCGCTACCGAAAACACCTGTGTCTGCAGCTGAGTTCACCAAAGAACTGGTCCCCACCCGATAGAAAACCCTCACGGGACAGGACGCATCCCAGGGCCTCACCTGAGAAGACATCCCTCCCACTTGTGATCGAGAAGACCAAAATGCGCACCCCACCCGCACAAGAGGCCCCAGCATGTTCATCGAAGAAAAGGCACGCAGAATCGTCACCCGAAAAAGATATTGGAGTCGTGCCGGAAAGTTCCCCTGGTCAGTCTGTGAAACATGGCATGCACCCACAGGCCTCATCTGAGGCTGCCCACACACGGTCTCCAGTTAggaaaaaacacagagaaaGTTCTCCTGAGAGTGGCTGTCTAGACACCTTGGCGGAGGAGGATGGTGTATTACAAAAGGACACAGATGCACTTGCAGAGAGCCGGGTGGTGGTACAACAGAGCTCTGAAATGAACAGAAACACGGTCAATCCAG GGGAGAATGGAGAGGAGATGGAAAAAAGGAGGACTGTTACTCCTGTGAAAATGAAACTGGGCATCCTGGAGATGGCAATATTGGAATTTGAAGAAGAAGATGGA ACTGATGATGAGACACCAGACCTGTCACTAAGCAAGAGACCTCAGGCCGACCCAGAAGCGTCTGCTTGTGAGCATGACCTGGTCGTGAACACATCCCGGGAGATTCTGGATGACCACGCCAGCAGAAAGGCCCAGATAGAACTACTGGCAGGGAATTCAGGGCCTCAGGATCACAGAAGCAATGGCACAGTAAAGAAGATCATTCCTGCAGCTTCAAATGTCCACACGTTCCTTTTTGAATCTCAGGAAGAGTTGACCAATGATGTCGCTTTCTCCCAGGCCCAGCTGGAGGAAGCAAAACACCTGTTACGTACCTTGATGAGAGAGTCAAAGCAGGACCTATGTAGTGTCACCAAAGCCCTGCTGAAAAATAGCGGTGAAGTGCAAGTTTCCCTGAAATATCTGCTAGCAGGTGATAAAGAGAGGCCCGAAGGACCTTTTTGGACTCGGCATGATGACAATCTCCTCCTTTCAGCCCACCCGTCTCAGCACAATCTTCACTTGAAATATGGGGAAGACGGAATGGCCAAGAGGATTGCTTTCCTTGACACTGAATGA